The Leptolyngbya sp. CCY15150 genome contains a region encoding:
- the ggpS gene encoding glucosylglycerol-phosphate synthase → MKSSLVILYHREPYDEVYENGTLHYREKKSPNGIVPTLKSFFANAERSTWVAWKQVNPRKKEPFQAEISPDGASDSCVVRRIPLTPDQVKNFYHITSKEAFWPILHSFPWQFTYDSSDWENFQHINKLFADAACEDAAEDALIWIHDYNLWLTPYYIRQKMPHAKIAFFHHTPFPAADIFNILPWREAIVDSLLCCDLCGFHIPRYVENFVSAARSLRPVEITRRVPVDQAFTPFGTALAEPEVTTQVRYGDRLVNLDAFPVGTNPQLIQSILQKPETAERIANIRREVGNNKLIMSAGRVDYVKGTREMLWAYERLLERRSDLHGKINLITTAVQPNQGMRVYKTAQGQIEQLVGKINGRFAKLNWTPIILFTTPIPFEELIAYFKAADIAWITPLRDGLNLVAKEYVVAHEGQDGVLVLSEFTGSAVELPDAVLTNPYASSRMDESINEALAMSPEEQKVRMGRMYQAIKRYDVQQWANHLFREARATAILGEEPAEQEEPALV, encoded by the coding sequence ATGAAATCCTCCCTTGTGATTCTGTATCATCGTGAACCCTATGATGAGGTTTATGAGAATGGAACACTCCATTACCGCGAGAAGAAAAGCCCTAATGGCATTGTTCCTACCCTAAAAAGTTTCTTTGCCAACGCAGAGCGCAGCACTTGGGTTGCATGGAAGCAGGTCAACCCTCGCAAAAAAGAACCGTTTCAAGCTGAAATTAGCCCAGACGGAGCCAGCGATAGCTGTGTGGTGCGGCGGATTCCTCTGACGCCCGATCAGGTGAAAAACTTTTACCACATCACCTCGAAGGAAGCGTTTTGGCCGATTCTCCACTCCTTCCCCTGGCAGTTCACCTACGACTCATCGGATTGGGAGAACTTCCAGCACATTAACAAGCTTTTTGCCGATGCTGCCTGTGAAGACGCAGCAGAAGATGCCCTAATTTGGATCCACGACTATAACCTGTGGCTCACGCCGTACTACATTCGGCAGAAGATGCCCCACGCTAAGATTGCCTTCTTCCACCACACTCCCTTCCCTGCTGCGGATATTTTCAACATTCTGCCTTGGCGAGAAGCGATCGTCGATAGCCTGCTGTGCTGCGACCTGTGCGGCTTCCACATTCCTCGCTATGTCGAAAACTTTGTCAGCGCGGCCCGCAGTTTGCGTCCGGTTGAAATTACCCGCAGAGTGCCGGTGGATCAAGCCTTTACGCCCTTTGGCACAGCTCTGGCTGAACCCGAGGTGACGACTCAAGTTCGCTATGGCGATCGCTTGGTGAACTTAGATGCCTTCCCGGTGGGCACTAACCCGCAACTGATTCAGTCCATTTTACAAAAGCCAGAGACGGCTGAGCGAATTGCCAACATCCGCCGTGAGGTGGGCAATAACAAGCTGATTATGTCCGCAGGGCGGGTAGACTACGTGAAAGGTACCCGAGAAATGCTCTGGGCCTACGAACGACTGCTAGAGCGGCGATCGGATCTGCACGGCAAAATTAATCTGATCACCACGGCGGTGCAGCCTAACCAAGGAATGCGGGTGTACAAAACTGCCCAGGGACAGATTGAGCAGTTGGTGGGTAAGATTAACGGTCGGTTTGCCAAACTCAACTGGACGCCGATTATCCTGTTTACCACACCCATTCCCTTTGAAGAACTGATTGCCTATTTCAAGGCGGCGGATATTGCCTGGATTACGCCGCTGCGGGATGGTTTGAACCTGGTGGCCAAGGAATATGTGGTGGCCCATGAAGGCCAGGATGGTGTCTTGGTGCTGTCGGAGTTTACCGGTTCGGCGGTGGAACTACCTGACGCTGTTCTCACTAATCCCTACGCTTCTAGCCGCATGGATGAGTCGATTAACGAAGCGTTGGCGATGTCACCGGAGGAACAGAAGGTGCGCATGGGACGCATGTATCAGGCGATTAAACGCTACGACGTGCAGCAGTGGGCCAATCACCTATTCCGGGAAGCCCGAGCCACGGCGATTTTGGGTGAAGAGCCGGCGGAGCAAGAAGAGCCAGCTTTGGTCTAA